The DNA sequence CATATGGGTGACATTCAATATCATAAGAATGATAACAACTGCTCCTGCAAATGGGATAAATGATGCAACTGCTTCTATCACTCTCAGAATAATAATTGACCATCCTGCGTGAGAAGCATTTTGAATAGCGTAGAAAAACAATGCACAACAACTTAAAGCAAAAAGGAAAACCGCTACGGTATGAACTGCTGCTAAAGGTTGGTTTTTAAACTGCATTGTTGCATGCTCTAAATGCGCAGCGTGATCTTGCGGCCCCACCATTTCACTAGAGTTTAACGGAGCATGATTTCCGCCAGCATGCACTGCTTCCATCATATGTTCAATCTGCGTCTCGTCAGTTCCATGATTCATAAAGTAACCAGCTCCAAAAAGAACTAATCCCAGAACGATGAATACGATTGAATATAATCTTAATTTAGGTGAAAAACTATACATTTTTTTTACTCTTTTTTATTTTTTAGGACTCGTACTAGATTCTGCTGTATTCGCAACTGGTGTTGCGTTTGCGGCAACCGCGGCTGGAGCTGCAGTAAGCCCTCCTTTAAATTCATTCATAATATACAATGCAACTCTCCATCGATCACCAGGTTTTAATTGGCCTGCGTAAGAACCCATTGAGTTTCTACCATGTGTTAATACATAATGTACAGAACCTATGGTTATTTCTCTATCTGCATATTTTGGTACTCCTGCATAAGCTCCACTCACTACGATTGGACCTTGTCCGTCTCCAGCAGTTCCGTGGCACGCAGCACAAGTCTGATCAAATAACAGTTTACCTCTTTTAGTATCTTTTTCCTGATTCGCAGGATCTAAAGGAGAAGCGGTAATTAACTTAGAAGCATCATAGCCTTCATTATATTCTAAAGGAAGCATTGCTTTATTAGCTGCTGGATCTGCAAGTCCTTCTGGATTTTGCGAAACAGTTCCATCAACCGGGCCTAAACCAGTTGCTCCGTCCAATTTTGCAAATGCAGGGATTTCGTTCTCGTGATCTGAATAAGCAATATCAGCTTTCATCAAAGGATCATAAGCAACAGGAAAATACATATCGGGAAAATAAACCAAAGGTGGATTTTCTTTGCTACAAGAACTTAAAGTAATTGCGGCACATCCTAAGATTGCTGTAATTTTAAATATATTCTTTGTCATTTTAAGCATCTTTTACAGTTATTTCTTCAACTCCGGTTTCAATCAGAATTTGTTTTACTGCATCTACATTATCTGTAACAAATTCCATCATAAATTTATCATCAGTTGTTCTCGGATCAGGGTTCTGAGGAGGACAACCAGGATACATTTTATTTCTAAATAAGAAGGTAAGTGACATCATGTGCGCGGCACAAAATACCATTAACTCAAACATTGGAACAACAAATGCTGGCATGTTGGTTCCCCATTTAAAAGCGGGTTTACCACCGATATTCATCGGCCAGTCATGATTCATGGTGTACCAAGTAACCAGGATTCCTATTGTTAATCCATATACTGCATAAATAAAAGCAGCATCAGAAATTCTTGTTTTTCTTAAACCTAAAGCATGGTCTAGTCCATGTACCGGGAACGGTGTATAGACTTCAGCAATAGCAATTCCTTTATCATTAAACGCTTTAACGCCATCTAACAAATCATCGTCGTCGGCATAAATACCGTATACTATTTTAGTGGTGCTCATCTTCTTCTTCTTTTGCTTTATAAGTTTCACCTGATATTTTCAAGATTGTCTTCAATTCTGCCTGTGCAATTACAGGGAATGTTCTTGCGTACAATAAGAACAGTACTCCAAAGAATCCAATTGTTCCTAAGAAAACTCCTACATCAATGATACTTGGTTTAAACATTGTCCAAGAACTTGGTAAGTAATCTCTCGCAATGTTAATTACGATAATATCAAATCTCTCGAACCACATTCCTATGTTAATAATTAAAGCAATAATAAATGTTGCCATAATATTTGTTCTCACTTTTTTGAACCAGAATAATGCAGGAACTACTAAGTTACAAATAATCAATGCCCAAAACGCCCACCAGTACGGACCGGTTGCTGCTCCTGGAGAAAGATAAGTAAAGTCCTCAAATCTAGATCCAGAATACCATGCGATAAAATACTCAGTTCCATAAGCTACAGTAACCATACCACCTGTTACGATAATTACGATGTTCATAATTTCGATATGATACATTGTAATGTAATCTTCTAAGTGAGCTACTTTTCTAGCAACTAATAATAAAGTCTGTACCATTGCGAATCCAGAGAAAACTGCTCCTGCAACGAAGTATGGTGGATAAATAGTAGAGTGCCATCCTTTAATTACTGAAGTAGCAAAGTCAAAGGATACCGTGGTGTGTACCGAGAATACAAGTGGAGTTGCTAAACCTGCTAAAACCAAAGATAATTCTTCGAATCGTTGCCAGTGTTTTGCTTTTCCACCCCAACCAAAAGCAAGGAAGGTATAAATTCTTTTTGTCCAAGGTGTTTTTGCACGGTCTCTGATCATCGCAAAATCCGGAATCAATCCCATAAACCAGAATACTGTGGATACGGAGAAATACGTAGAAATTGCAAATACATCCCAAAGAAGAGGAGAGTTAAAGTTGGTCCAAAGAGAACCGAACTGGTTAGGTAAAGGGAATACCCAATATCCTACCCAAACTCTACCCATGTGAATTACAGGGAAAATAGCCGCTTGAACTACCGCGAAGATGGTCATCGCCTCGGCAGAACGGTTAACAGACATTCTCCATCTTTGTCTAAATAATAGTAATACTGCAGAAATAAGTGTACCAGCGTGACCGATACCTACCCACCAAACGAAGTTGGTAATGTCCCATCCCCAGTTGTTGGTTCTGTTAAGTCCCCAAGCACCGATACCGGTACCGATGGTGTATGCGATACAGCCGAATCCATAAATGAATAAAGCCAATGCAATCCAGAAAGAAACCCACCATAGTTTTCCTGCTCGTTCCTCTACAGGTCTGGCGATATCTTCTGTTATATCATGATAAGTCTTGTGACCAATAATTAAAGGTTCCCTTATCGGAGCTTCGTAGTGTCCTGACATTTTTTACCTATTTATTATTTAAAAATTATTTTTTCTGTTTCTCACTTTGGTGTGGTAGAATACGTTTGGTTTAGTACCAATTTCTTCCAGCAAAGTATATCTTCTGTTGGTGCCGAAAAGTGCTCTAATTTCAGAACTCTTATCATTCATATCACCAAACTTCATTGCTCCAGTAGAACATGCATCAACACAAGCTGTAGAGAATTCACCGTCTCTGATGACTCTACCTTCTTTTTTAGCTTCCAGAATTACATTCTGTGTTTGTTGAATACACATAGAACATTTTTCCATAACCCCTCTTGTTCTTACAACAACATCCGGATTCAACACCATTCTTCCTAAATCATTATTTTGATTAAAGTCGAATTTATCGTTAAGGTTATATGTAAACCAGTTGAAACGACGAACTTTATAAGGACAGTTATTCGCACAATATCTTGTACCAATACATCTGTTATAAGCCATTTGATTCTGACCTTGCTTACCGTGAGAAGTTGCTGCCACAGGACAAACAGTTTCACAAGGAGCGTGGTTACAGTGCTGACACATTACCGGTTGGAAGATTACATCTGGATTAGTAGCCGGATGATTTAATATTCCACTTTCTTTATTCATGAAATGACCATACATTCCTGGTACATTAAGATCTGCCGCAACAGCTTCATACTCAGAAAGTTTACCATCTTTATTCAAATCCATCTCCGCAGGGATATCATTGGAATAATAACGGTCAATTCTTAACCAGAACATATCTCTCGACATTCTTACTTCATCTTTACCAACAACAGGAACGTTATTTTCAGCCTGACAAGCGATGACACATGCGCCACAACCTGTACAAGAGTTCAAGTCAACTGATAAATTAAAGTGAGGACCATCGGTATCATCAAAAGCATCCCAAAGGTCGATTTTACCTGCTGGCAAAGCTCCTCCAATTGTATGATATTCCAAAGGCTTGTTCCATCCTAATTTCTCATCATCAAATTTCACGTTTAAGAAATCATCCAAAGGAACTTCTCTCGCGATTTCATAACGACCCATTAATGTATTCTGAAGTTGCATTCCTGCAAATTCGTGCTCACCACCAGTTTTCTCAATTTTTACATTTGAAACAACTAAGTTAGAACCGTCAAATAAAGGATATGCATTAACACCAGATTCGGCAACTTTTCCTGAATTCTTTTTACCGTAACCTAAAGCTAATCCCACTGCTCCATCAGCCTGACCTGGTTGGATATATACTGGAACATCTTTAATCGTTACGCCATTTACAGTCACGTTTACCATTGAACCGTCTAACTGCATTCTTCCATTAAGCTCGTTTTCGATTCCTAATCTTGCAGCATCTTTCGGTGACATGGTTAAATAGTTATCCCAAGTCATTCTGGTAATTGGATCTGGCAATTCTTGCAACCAAGGATTGTTTGCCTGAGTTCCGTCTCCTATTGCAGTTTTTGTATATAAAACTAATTCTAAATCTGAGGCTTTGAAACCTGTTAATTCTGAAATAGCTTTTGCTGAATCACCACCTGTATAAGCAAGTGTTGCAGTATTACCACCCTCAATAACACCACTATAAAGTGCTTTATTAAAAGTAGTACCACCAATTAAAGTTGCAGCATTCGCTTTCAAATAATCATAATAATTATTAGCTGGATTGTCTTTTCCATTCATCCAAACCAATAGAGACTCTTCAATCTGTCTTGATTTAAATATTTTTTGGATCGTAGGCTGCATTAAAGTATAAACACCAGTTTCCGGTGTCATATCTCCCCAGCTTTCTAACCAGTTTGCTACAGGAATTACAGCTTTCGCTGCTTTGTACATTTCGTTTTTCTTATCAGCTACAGCAATAACGTAAGGAACTTTTTCTAGAGATTTTCTAAATTCTTCTCCTTTGTTATTAGAATAAATTGGGTTTACATTATTGGCGATTAATACACCAACCTGTCCCGCATTCATCCAAGCTAATAACTGCTCATATCTTTCAGCATCAAACTCCTTTAAGAAGTTCGCTTTCCCAGTGAAAGCATTTGAGGCTAATTTTTGATTAATTAAGTTGGCTAAAACGTGAGCCGCTTTAGAACCATCAGCGAAAACAACAGCGTTGCTTCCTTTTTCTTGTAGTTCTTTAACTAACTCTCCAGCTTCTTTGCTTACGCTTCCACCGTTTAGTCCGTTATAAACTTCTACTAAAACTTTATTTACAGCACTTGGCTTTAATCTAACTCTTGTATCAGCATTAGCTCCGGTTAAAGTCATGTTAGATTCCACTTGAATGTGTCTCAACATATCTTTACCTGGCGTTCTTGCTAAAGCGTATGAAGTTTCTAAAGAACCTCCGTTAAATTCGCCTAAGAAATCTGCCTGGAAAGAAACCACTAATTGTGTTTTCGATAAGTCATATACTGGTAAACTCCTCTGTCCGAATACTTCCTGTGCTGCATCTAAAGCTGCAGTGTGTGGAAGTGCATCGTAAGTTACGAGTTCAGCCGTAGGATATTTTGCTTTGAAATCACCAAACAATTTTTTGAATGTAGGTGAAGGGAATGAATGCGATAAAACAACGATTCTTTTTCCTCCAGCTTGCGCTTCAGATAAACCTTTTAAAACGAAACTGTCAACTTTATCGAAAGTTTCATCTTTACCGTCAAATTTTGGTTGCTTTACTTTATCGTTATCATATAATGAAAGAACTGCAGCTTGCGTTCTTGCACTTGTTTTACCTAAATGTTTAGCAAGTGGATTCGGTTCAATTTTAATTGGACGACCTTCTCTTGTTTTAACTAGAACACTGGCGAAATCAGATCCATCAAAAAAAGTTGAGGCGTAATAATTAGGAACACCTGGAATGATTTCGTGCGGTTTTACCACATATGGAATCGTCTTAATTACTGGAGCTTCACAAGCAGCCAAAGTAACCGCTGCCGTAGAGAATCCTAATAGTTTTAAGAAATCTCTTCTGGAAGGACCAGATTCAGTTGATTGATTTCCGCTTAACTTTTCGCCTACCGGAATTTCAGTCTGAAATTCTTTTGCAGCCAATCGTCCGTTTAAGCTCGGATCTTTCAGTTCTTGAATACTTCTGAATTGTATTTTATTTGAAGCCATTGATACTTCTAATTTTTGTTATTAATAATGACATTTACCACACTCAAGACCTCCAATTGCATCTACAGTGATTTTCGCACCTGACCCGTACTGTTTTTTCAGTTTGTCGTGTAGATTTTTGAAGTACTCTTTATTATAACCATTGTTCATATCTACCTCAGTAGTTCTGTGACATTCTATACACCATCCCATTGTGAAATCATTTGCCATTTGCACCACATTCATGGTATCTACCTGTCCGTGACAAGCTTTACAAACGATATCTATTTTCGCATTAGGATTTTTCTGATTATAAGAATTAAGGATTGCTTGCTCTCCTACCACCACGTGTTGAGCGTGATTAAAGTAAACAAAGTCCGGCATATTGTGAATTCTTGTCCACTCTACAGGTTGTGTTTTACCAGTATATTTTTGTGAAGCAGGATCCCATCCAGTTGATGCATAGATTTTTTGAATCTCACCATCATAGAATGCTTTATCTTTTCCTGGCTCCATATATTTTCCATTGTATTCAGAAATACTACGGTGACAGTTCATACAAACATTCATAGAAGGAATTTCAGAAACCTTACCATATTTTGCGGAAGAGTGACAAAGCTGACAGTCAATTTTGTTTTCTCCTGCGTGAATTCTGTGTGAGAAATGAATCGGTTGCTCAGGCTTATAACCTTTATACACTCCAATCCACATCATCCAGTTCCACAATCCATAAGCAGCAAGAACCCCTAGAACAACTAAGATTCCTTTTCCGATGTAATCATATTTTCTGTACAGATCTGCAAAAGAAATTGCTCTGCTGGCATTAAGTCCTGTTAACTCATCTGTTTGTTGCAGTTTAACCAACTGTTTCAATTTCAAAAGCAACCAAACTAATAAACCACCAATCGCTAAAAGTGAAAGCAAAATAATTTTCGAATTCATCGATTGCATTTTTGCAGCCTCTAAAGCAGCAACCGAATTATTATCTACCGCTCCTTCCCCTGCCGCTTCTGCTGCGAGCTCCGGTGCTGGTGGATTTGTTGTGTACTCTAAAATGTCATCGATTTCCTGATCAGTAAGATTAGGAAATGCTGTCATTTCAGTTTTATTAAATTTTTCGAAAATTTCGTTCGCGTACTTATCGCCTGAAGCTCTTAAAGCCTTATTGTCTTTAATCCACTTATGAAGCCAGTCCGTGTCTAAATTTTGCTCCTTTTTAACTAAGTCTACTATGCCACCCAAAGCAGGACCAACAAGCTGTTTGTCCAATGCGTGACAGGCGGTACAATTTGCTTTAAAAAGCTTTTCACCGTTCTTAGCATCTCCTTGAGCGTAAATAGAAGCACTGGTCAACAACAATAGACCTATTGCGATGAGACCTCTTTTGTAATGCTTTCTCCAACTAATCATTTATAAAATCTTGGGTTAGTAAATTATATTGAGTTTACTTTCAACTTTGCAAAAATAAGGTTTTTAAGATAAATTTAACAGCCGATACAATTGCCATTATGTCATTTCACTTAATTTGTAATGCTTCTAAATAACAAATGTTGGTATAATTTTTATTTGTTTTAAATTTGTAAAAATCTTTTTTAATGAAAAACCTTTTTAAAATAATCGTCGCCATCTCTTTGTTTTCCACAAATATATTTGAAGCACAACAAGTTGTAACCAAAGATACTATTTCCGGGACGCCTCTTTCCATCATGATGGATCAAAAAGTAAGCGACTTATTAAGTAATATCGAAGACAAATGTGCTACAAAAACAGGTACATCCTCTTCCAATTTCGACAATGAGTATTCTGATAACTCATCAAAAACAACCACTCCGAAAATTTCTGTACCGGAAAAAGAACTTACTAACGCAGAAATCTGTCGCAGAAATCCAAGAATCAGTGGTTACAAAATTCAAATCGCAGTTGTGAAAAGCAATGAAGAAGCAAGAGAAGTTGGAATGTTCTTCAGAAGAAGATTTCCAAATATGAAAGTGGAAACGGATGCTTCTTTACGACCAAACTATAAAGTACTGGCCGGAAGTTATTTTACCAAGCAAAGTGCTGCAAGTGATTTAGCTCAAATTAAAAAGTTTTTTAAAGATGCAACGTCGGTTCAATATCGTGTTTTCTGTGTAGAAGCAAAATAACATCATTACTATATATAAAGAAGCCGCTTTCTAAATTGAAAGCGGCTTCTTTATATATAGGTTTTCACATTAACCTTTTTTTTTGCGATTAATTTTTCACCAACAAACGGAACCCTTCTCCGTGTACGTTGATGATTTCTAAACCATCATCTTCTTTCAGTAATTTTCTGAGTTTAGCAATGTAAACATCCATACTTCTAGCAGTGAAATAATTCTCTTTCTTCCAGATTTTTCTTAAAGCTAAATCTCTTGGCATAAAATCATTTCTGTGCTGACAAAGTAATTTAAGCAATTCATTTTCTTTTGGTGAAAGCTTGTAATCGTTTTCATTTACTCTTAATTGTCTCAACATTGAATCAAAGAAAATATTACTGATCTTAAATTGTTCCTGTTCGTCGTTCTCAGCCGTCGCGCTTCTTTGCAGAATTGCTTTAATTTTATATAATAAAAGTTCCGTATCAAAAGGTTTGGTGATATAATCATCAGCACCCAATTGGTAACCTTTCAAAATATCTTCACGCATATTTCTCGCGGTAAGGAAAATGATCGGTATATTTTTATCAATTCTTTTTACATCTTCTGCCAAACTGAATCCATCTTTCTTCGGCATCATCACATCGAAAATACAAATATCAAATTCGTTTTCCGTAAACTCCTTTAAACCTTGCTCACCATCTGTAGCCAAGGTTACTTCAAAATTATTTATCGATAAATAATCTTTCAAAACCGCACCAAAACTCTGGTCGTCTTCTACTAATAAGATTCTGTTGCTCATAATTTTTATATTTAAAGTTATTAGGTTTTACCTCAATCTTTTTTTGTTAAATGACACTATATATAGTATCGATATTTTTTAAACATTCATCGGTAGCTTTATCG is a window from the Kaistella flava (ex Peng et al. 2021) genome containing:
- a CDS encoding SPOR domain-containing protein, translated to MKNLFKIIVAISLFSTNIFEAQQVVTKDTISGTPLSIMMDQKVSDLLSNIEDKCATKTGTSSSNFDNEYSDNSSKTTTPKISVPEKELTNAEICRRNPRISGYKIQIAVVKSNEEAREVGMFFRRRFPNMKVETDASLRPNYKVLAGSYFTKQSAASDLAQIKKFFKDATSVQYRVFCVEAK
- a CDS encoding c-type cytochrome translates to MISWRKHYKRGLIAIGLLLLTSASIYAQGDAKNGEKLFKANCTACHALDKQLVGPALGGIVDLVKKEQNLDTDWLHKWIKDNKALRASGDKYANEIFEKFNKTEMTAFPNLTDQEIDDILEYTTNPPAPELAAEAAGEGAVDNNSVAALEAAKMQSMNSKIILLSLLAIGGLLVWLLLKLKQLVKLQQTDELTGLNASRAISFADLYRKYDYIGKGILVVLGVLAAYGLWNWMMWIGVYKGYKPEQPIHFSHRIHAGENKIDCQLCHSSAKYGKVSEIPSMNVCMNCHRSISEYNGKYMEPGKDKAFYDGEIQKIYASTGWDPASQKYTGKTQPVEWTRIHNMPDFVYFNHAQHVVVGEQAILNSYNQKNPNAKIDIVCKACHGQVDTMNVVQMANDFTMGWCIECHRTTEVDMNNGYNKEYFKNLHDKLKKQYGSGAKITVDAIGGLECGKCHY
- a CDS encoding response regulator transcription factor, with product MSNRILLVEDDQSFGAVLKDYLSINNFEVTLATDGEQGLKEFTENEFDICIFDVMMPKKDGFSLAEDVKRIDKNIPIIFLTARNMREDILKGYQLGADDYITKPFDTELLLYKIKAILQRSATAENDEQEQFKISNIFFDSMLRQLRVNENDYKLSPKENELLKLLCQHRNDFMPRDLALRKIWKKENYFTARSMDVYIAKLRKLLKEDDGLEIINVHGEGFRLLVKN
- a CDS encoding DUF3341 domain-containing protein → MSTTKIVYGIYADDDDLLDGVKAFNDKGIAIAEVYTPFPVHGLDHALGLRKTRISDAAFIYAVYGLTIGILVTWYTMNHDWPMNIGGKPAFKWGTNMPAFVVPMFELMVFCAAHMMSLTFLFRNKMYPGCPPQNPDPRTTDDKFMMEFVTDNVDAVKQILIETGVEEITVKDA
- the nrfD gene encoding NrfD/PsrC family molybdoenzyme membrane anchor subunit → MSGHYEAPIREPLIIGHKTYHDITEDIARPVEERAGKLWWVSFWIALALFIYGFGCIAYTIGTGIGAWGLNRTNNWGWDITNFVWWVGIGHAGTLISAVLLLFRQRWRMSVNRSAEAMTIFAVVQAAIFPVIHMGRVWVGYWVFPLPNQFGSLWTNFNSPLLWDVFAISTYFSVSTVFWFMGLIPDFAMIRDRAKTPWTKRIYTFLAFGWGGKAKHWQRFEELSLVLAGLATPLVFSVHTTVSFDFATSVIKGWHSTIYPPYFVAGAVFSGFAMVQTLLLVARKVAHLEDYITMYHIEIMNIVIIVTGGMVTVAYGTEYFIAWYSGSRFEDFTYLSPGAATGPYWWAFWALIICNLVVPALFWFKKVRTNIMATFIIALIINIGMWFERFDIIVINIARDYLPSSWTMFKPSIIDVGVFLGTIGFFGVLFLLYARTFPVIAQAELKTILKISGETYKAKEEEDEHH
- a CDS encoding c-type cytochrome — translated: MLKMTKNIFKITAILGCAAITLSSCSKENPPLVYFPDMYFPVAYDPLMKADIAYSDHENEIPAFAKLDGATGLGPVDGTVSQNPEGLADPAANKAMLPLEYNEGYDASKLITASPLDPANQEKDTKRGKLLFDQTCAACHGTAGDGQGPIVVSGAYAGVPKYADREITIGSVHYVLTHGRNSMGSYAGQLKPGDRWRVALYIMNEFKGGLTAAPAAVAANATPVANTAESSTSPKK
- a CDS encoding TAT-variant-translocated molybdopterin oxidoreductase codes for the protein MASNKIQFRSIQELKDPSLNGRLAAKEFQTEIPVGEKLSGNQSTESGPSRRDFLKLLGFSTAAVTLAACEAPVIKTIPYVVKPHEIIPGVPNYYASTFFDGSDFASVLVKTREGRPIKIEPNPLAKHLGKTSARTQAAVLSLYDNDKVKQPKFDGKDETFDKVDSFVLKGLSEAQAGGKRIVVLSHSFPSPTFKKLFGDFKAKYPTAELVTYDALPHTAALDAAQEVFGQRSLPVYDLSKTQLVVSFQADFLGEFNGGSLETSYALARTPGKDMLRHIQVESNMTLTGANADTRVRLKPSAVNKVLVEVYNGLNGGSVSKEAGELVKELQEKGSNAVVFADGSKAAHVLANLINQKLASNAFTGKANFLKEFDAERYEQLLAWMNAGQVGVLIANNVNPIYSNNKGEEFRKSLEKVPYVIAVADKKNEMYKAAKAVIPVANWLESWGDMTPETGVYTLMQPTIQKIFKSRQIEESLLVWMNGKDNPANNYYDYLKANAATLIGGTTFNKALYSGVIEGGNTATLAYTGGDSAKAISELTGFKASDLELVLYTKTAIGDGTQANNPWLQELPDPITRMTWDNYLTMSPKDAARLGIENELNGRMQLDGSMVNVTVNGVTIKDVPVYIQPGQADGAVGLALGYGKKNSGKVAESGVNAYPLFDGSNLVVSNVKIEKTGGEHEFAGMQLQNTLMGRYEIAREVPLDDFLNVKFDDEKLGWNKPLEYHTIGGALPAGKIDLWDAFDDTDGPHFNLSVDLNSCTGCGACVIACQAENNVPVVGKDEVRMSRDMFWLRIDRYYSNDIPAEMDLNKDGKLSEYEAVAADLNVPGMYGHFMNKESGILNHPATNPDVIFQPVMCQHCNHAPCETVCPVAATSHGKQGQNQMAYNRCIGTRYCANNCPYKVRRFNWFTYNLNDKFDFNQNNDLGRMVLNPDVVVRTRGVMEKCSMCIQQTQNVILEAKKEGRVIRDGEFSTACVDACSTGAMKFGDMNDKSSEIRALFGTNRRYTLLEEIGTKPNVFYHTKVRNRKNNF